A stretch of the Sorangium aterium genome encodes the following:
- a CDS encoding nuclear transport factor 2 family protein, with protein MNPERNKRMLLELYDAVVGKHWDAVRALLTADFVDHNPDARAAPGTNGCEAFIAYFRDGETPLHGAQVEIQRMIADAEYAVVHYKLVNPRRPRGVAVVDIFRVADGRFCEHWDVLQDIPADAPNPRAMF; from the coding sequence ATGAACCCCGAACGCAACAAGCGGATGCTGCTCGAGCTGTACGACGCCGTGGTCGGCAAGCACTGGGACGCCGTCCGCGCGCTGTTGACCGCCGACTTCGTCGACCACAACCCCGACGCGCGCGCCGCGCCCGGGACGAACGGCTGCGAGGCCTTCATCGCCTATTTCCGCGACGGCGAGACGCCGCTTCACGGCGCGCAGGTCGAGATCCAGCGCATGATCGCCGACGCCGAGTACGCCGTGGTGCACTACAAGCTCGTGAACCCGCGGCGGCCGCGCGGAGTCGCGGTGGTCGACATCTTCCGCGTCGCCGACGGGCGCTTCTGCGAGCACTGGGACGTGCTCCAGGACATCCCGGCCGACGCGCCGAACCCCCGCGCCATGTTCTGA
- a CDS encoding helix-turn-helix transcriptional regulator: MSQNVSLQLLHLAQRVRAHVARAPDPALQALSPAAPLRALVAERARVGGLGAVFALGDGLDALTFSPTLYLLESAASVAQLAHRWSALERAWGVRHQTRFAPDGAGALQLAAQPYAGALAPASQTVMITGVLAALLRRMGHGELVVAARAARGPWRELACDAHWLGPASLAEPPVALRLAWSRRTAPAPSARQTLHPPSAADDPVATTLAAIVREPHAPWTSQGLAHATRQSVRTLQRRLAAHGTTASALARRVRMRDATVAIAGSLRPLTEIAHAYGFSDAAHLAREFRAASGMPPSAYRAVARTR, from the coding sequence GTGTCGCAGAACGTCAGCCTGCAGCTGCTCCACCTCGCGCAGCGCGTCCGCGCGCACGTCGCGCGCGCGCCCGACCCCGCCCTGCAGGCCCTCAGCCCCGCGGCGCCGCTGCGGGCGCTCGTCGCGGAGCGCGCACGCGTCGGTGGGCTCGGCGCCGTCTTCGCGCTGGGCGACGGGCTCGACGCGCTGACCTTCTCGCCGACGCTCTACCTGCTCGAGAGCGCCGCGAGCGTGGCGCAGCTCGCGCATCGCTGGAGCGCGCTCGAGCGCGCGTGGGGCGTGCGCCACCAGACGCGGTTCGCGCCCGACGGCGCCGGCGCCCTGCAGCTCGCGGCGCAGCCGTACGCCGGCGCGCTCGCCCCCGCGAGCCAGACCGTGATGATCACCGGGGTGCTCGCCGCGTTGCTCCGCCGGATGGGCCACGGCGAGCTCGTCGTCGCGGCGCGCGCCGCGCGCGGACCGTGGCGCGAGCTCGCCTGCGACGCCCATTGGCTCGGGCCCGCGTCGCTAGCCGAGCCGCCGGTCGCGCTCCGCCTCGCGTGGTCGCGCCGGACCGCGCCGGCGCCGTCCGCGCGCCAGACGTTGCACCCGCCGAGCGCCGCGGACGACCCGGTCGCCACCACGCTCGCGGCGATCGTGCGCGAGCCGCACGCGCCGTGGACGTCGCAGGGCCTCGCGCACGCCACGCGCCAGTCGGTCCGCACGCTGCAACGCCGGCTCGCGGCACACGGCACCACTGCCTCGGCGCTCGCGCGCCGCGTGCGCATGCGCGACGCCACCGTCGCGATCGCCGGCTCGCTTCGGCCGCTCACCGAGATCGCGCACGCGTACGGGTTCAGCGACGCGGCCCACCTGGCGCGCGAGTTCCGCGCCGCGTCGGGCATGCCGCCGAGCGCGTACCGCGCGGTCGCGCGCACGCGCTAG
- a CDS encoding VOC family protein translates to MPSDDPYVMPSYVKLLVADAERSASFYELLGFTRVHQDPVFVHLRWARHADLFLVATPPGVSLAGQRGLGVIVCFSAAGDRGIETIAARAAAAGAAVDGPRDQPWHTREVVVTDPDGYRVCFVEPSTPLQG, encoded by the coding sequence ATGCCCAGCGACGATCCCTATGTGATGCCCTCCTACGTCAAGCTCCTCGTCGCCGACGCGGAGCGCTCCGCCTCGTTCTACGAGCTCCTCGGCTTCACCCGCGTCCACCAGGATCCGGTGTTCGTCCACCTGCGCTGGGCGCGCCACGCCGATCTCTTCCTCGTCGCGACGCCGCCGGGGGTCTCGCTCGCCGGGCAGCGCGGCCTGGGCGTCATCGTCTGCTTCAGCGCCGCCGGCGATCGCGGCATCGAGACCATCGCCGCGCGCGCCGCGGCGGCCGGCGCCGCCGTCGATGGGCCGCGCGACCAGCCGTGGCACACGCGGGAGGTCGTCGTCACCGACCCCGACGGCTACCGCGTCTGCTTCGTCGAGCCGAGCACGCCTCTGCAGGGCTGA
- a CDS encoding serine/threonine-protein kinase, protein MLVYHPIGMSPEPSQPRPIGRYLLYSPIASGGMASVHLGRLVGDAGFSRTVAIKRLHPALAEAPEIAESLRDEARIVARIQHPNVVAMVDLLLAEDEAFLVMEYVRGESLARLLRAARARGAPAPVPIVASIACGALHGLHAAHEACSESGDPLGIVHRDVSPENVLVGVDGTARLLDFGIAKARGRLSTTRGGQIKGKLAYMAPEQLLCADVTRRTDVFAAGAVLWEALAGCRLFDGGDEGALIRAVLEKPILPPSSLAAHVPPALDAIVLRALERNAEGRYPTARELAVAIEDAVPLASPRAVGEWVEELAGDALARRAARVAAIESASAAIPSAPATPSAGAAALGGPSEPRGGSGLESISQRHPGRGLAETAPAIPSRALDQGMLAAEPPPGSVTSSVVSLGLPATDGTRRDGPPPMARKRARPRLALLGALVLGGAAVLAAQSWRRAPPGPEDAARAVHAPAAQPASASAASPTSAVAASPTSAVAASPTSTAAADPASAAAADPASAAAADPASAAAADPANAVAPAPAQRPARPAAGTRAPIPAARATRADAQRCSPPYTVDKAGIRRLKPECL, encoded by the coding sequence GTGCTCGTGTATCATCCCATCGGCATGTCGCCGGAGCCGTCGCAGCCCAGGCCCATCGGGCGATATCTGCTGTACAGCCCGATCGCGTCCGGCGGGATGGCGTCCGTGCACCTCGGCCGGCTCGTCGGCGACGCGGGCTTCTCGCGCACCGTGGCCATCAAGCGGCTGCACCCCGCGCTCGCCGAGGCGCCCGAGATCGCCGAGAGCCTGCGCGACGAGGCCCGCATCGTCGCGCGCATCCAGCACCCCAACGTCGTCGCCATGGTCGACCTCCTCCTCGCCGAGGACGAGGCGTTCCTGGTCATGGAGTACGTGCGGGGCGAGTCGCTCGCGCGGCTGCTCCGGGCGGCGCGCGCGCGCGGCGCGCCGGCGCCGGTCCCCATCGTCGCGAGCATCGCGTGCGGCGCGCTCCACGGCCTGCACGCGGCCCACGAGGCGTGCAGCGAGTCGGGCGATCCGCTGGGCATCGTGCACCGGGACGTCTCGCCCGAGAACGTGCTCGTCGGCGTCGACGGAACGGCGCGGCTGCTCGACTTCGGCATCGCCAAGGCGCGCGGGCGGCTCAGCACCACCCGCGGCGGGCAGATCAAGGGCAAGCTCGCGTACATGGCGCCCGAGCAGCTCCTCTGCGCCGACGTGACCCGACGGACCGACGTGTTCGCGGCGGGCGCGGTCCTCTGGGAGGCGCTCGCAGGCTGCCGGCTCTTCGACGGCGGCGACGAGGGCGCCCTCATCCGGGCCGTGCTCGAGAAGCCGATCCTGCCCCCGAGCTCGCTCGCGGCGCACGTGCCGCCTGCGCTCGACGCCATCGTCCTCCGTGCGCTCGAGCGGAACGCGGAGGGCCGCTACCCGACCGCCCGCGAGCTCGCGGTCGCCATCGAGGACGCCGTCCCGCTCGCGTCGCCGCGCGCCGTGGGCGAGTGGGTGGAGGAGCTCGCCGGCGACGCGCTCGCGCGGCGGGCGGCCCGCGTCGCCGCGATCGAGAGCGCGTCGGCGGCGATCCCGAGCGCCCCCGCGACGCCGAGCGCGGGCGCGGCCGCGCTCGGGGGGCCGAGCGAGCCCCGCGGCGGGAGCGGACTTGAGTCCATCTCGCAGCGCCATCCGGGGCGCGGACTGGCAGAGACCGCGCCCGCGATCCCGTCGAGGGCCCTCGATCAGGGGATGCTCGCAGCCGAGCCCCCGCCCGGGTCGGTGACGTCCAGCGTGGTCTCGCTGGGACTCCCCGCGACGGACGGCACGCGGCGCGACGGTCCGCCCCCCATGGCGAGGAAGCGCGCGCGTCCGCGGCTCGCGCTGCTCGGCGCGCTGGTCCTCGGCGGCGCGGCTGTGCTCGCGGCGCAGTCGTGGCGCCGCGCCCCTCCCGGCCCGGAGGACGCCGCGCGCGCGGTCCACGCGCCCGCGGCGCAGCCGGCCAGCGCCTCGGCGGCGAGCCCGACGAGCGCCGTCGCGGCGAGCCCGACGAGCGCCGTCGCAGCGAGCCCGACGAGCACCGCCGCGGCTGACCCGGCGAGCGCTGCCGCAGCTGACCCGGCGAGCGCCGCCGCGGCTGACCCGGCGAGCGCTGCCGCGGCTGACCCGGCGAACGCGGTCGCGCCGGCGCCCGCACAGCGCCCTGCGCGACCTGCCGCCGGCACGCGCGCGCCCATACCCGCGGCGCGCGCGACCCGCGCCGACGCCCAGCGCTGCTCCCCGCCCTATACCGTGGACAAGGCCGGCATACGCCGGCTCAAGCCCGAGTGCCTGTGA
- a CDS encoding formylglycine-generating enzyme family protein — protein MRASARARGGAAALAAALLSACSLVRPLHGLTCEPGAGNASCLYGQPCDASADCTTAACTEGVCQCPASMVTIESSFCIDQTEVSNAAYRAFLATQPDVAAQEPFCSFNSTFDFDDTGPDAPPVCTARRKEDEHPATCIDWCDARAFCKSQGKRLCGERHGGPLPFRGDVAQGEWFDACSKRGALAYSTGEFDALQCNGDGTETVPVGDDTSLACEGGYLGLQHMSGNVREWEDACSDDVGPGDLCRTRGGAFDSEGTLEELRCDARDERERADTDHTIGFRCCSG, from the coding sequence ATGCGCGCGTCGGCCCGCGCCCGCGGCGGCGCCGCCGCCCTGGCGGCCGCCCTCCTCTCGGCGTGCTCGCTCGTGCGCCCGCTGCACGGCCTCACCTGCGAGCCCGGGGCCGGCAACGCCTCGTGCCTGTACGGCCAGCCCTGCGACGCCAGCGCCGACTGCACGACGGCCGCCTGCACCGAGGGCGTCTGCCAGTGCCCCGCCAGCATGGTGACGATCGAGAGCTCGTTCTGCATCGACCAGACCGAGGTGTCGAACGCCGCCTACCGCGCCTTCCTCGCCACGCAGCCGGACGTCGCGGCGCAGGAGCCGTTCTGCTCGTTCAACAGCACCTTCGATTTCGACGACACCGGGCCCGACGCGCCCCCCGTGTGCACGGCGCGCCGCAAGGAGGACGAGCACCCCGCCACCTGCATCGACTGGTGCGACGCCCGCGCCTTCTGCAAGAGCCAGGGCAAGCGCCTCTGCGGCGAGCGCCACGGCGGCCCGCTGCCGTTCCGCGGCGACGTGGCGCAGGGCGAGTGGTTCGACGCGTGCAGCAAGCGCGGCGCGCTCGCATACTCCACCGGTGAGTTCGACGCTCTCCAGTGCAACGGCGACGGCACCGAGACGGTGCCGGTCGGCGACGACACCAGCCTGGCGTGCGAGGGTGGCTATCTCGGCCTGCAGCACATGAGTGGAAACGTCCGCGAGTGGGAAGACGCGTGCTCCGACGACGTCGGCCCCGGCGACCTCTGCAGGACCCGAGGCGGGGCGTTCGACAGCGAGGGAACGCTCGAAGAGCTCCGGTGCGACGCGCGCGACGAGCGCGAGCGCGCCGACACCGATCACACGATCGGCTTCCGCTGCTGCAGCGGGTAG
- a CDS encoding antibiotic biosynthesis monooxygenase has protein sequence MSQTIHVAITRRVQKEHAEAFERDLAEFARRSLDEPGALGVHLLRPAPGSGSMEYGILRSFASEADREAFYRTDLYKDWLAKVEPMVEGKPIYRELGGLEAWFPHPRGASPPRWKMALLTWIAVWPVSMAVPAALVPLLGERLPRALAAAVIAAGIVVTLTWAVMPLLVKLAAPWLNPTNGDP, from the coding sequence ATGAGCCAGACGATCCACGTCGCCATCACCCGGCGTGTCCAGAAGGAGCACGCCGAGGCGTTCGAGCGGGACCTGGCCGAGTTCGCGCGCCGGTCCCTGGACGAGCCCGGAGCGCTCGGGGTGCACCTCCTGCGCCCGGCTCCGGGCTCGGGCTCGATGGAGTACGGCATCCTTCGCAGCTTCGCCAGCGAGGCCGATCGAGAGGCGTTCTACAGGACAGACCTCTACAAGGACTGGCTCGCGAAGGTCGAGCCGATGGTGGAAGGAAAGCCCATCTACAGGGAGCTCGGCGGGCTCGAGGCCTGGTTCCCCCACCCGCGCGGGGCGAGCCCGCCACGCTGGAAGATGGCGCTGCTGACGTGGATCGCGGTCTGGCCGGTGAGCATGGCGGTGCCGGCCGCGCTCGTGCCCTTGCTCGGAGAGCGCCTCCCTCGCGCGCTCGCGGCGGCGGTCATCGCGGCCGGCATCGTCGTCACGCTGACATGGGCTGTGATGCCCCTCCTCGTGAAGCTGGCTGCGCCGTGGCTCAACCCGACGAACGGAGACCCATGA
- a CDS encoding amidohydrolase, translating to MKPADLILSNGRITTLDPRRPEAREVVVAGGRIAGVDNASEFHRGPDTKVVDLGGRRVIPGLNDSHLHVIRGGLNYNMELRWEGVPSLSIALRMLREQAARTPAPQWVRVVGGFSELQFAERRLPTLDEINAAAPDTPVFILHLYGQALLNRAALRACGYTRETPDPPGGEIARDRAGNPTGLLIARPNATILYATLAKGPKLPPEYQVNSTRHFMRELNRLGVTSVCDAGGGFQRYPEDYEIIQQLHERGEMTLRIAYNLFTQKAGAELEDFMRWSTVVKPGEGDDLLRCNGAGEMLVFSAADFEDFLEPRPDLPETMEAELERVVRFLAENRWPFRIHATYDESIARFLDVFEKVDRDAPLGGLRWFFDHCETISDRNMERVRALGGGIAVQHRMAFQGEYFVERYGARAAERTPPIRRMLELGIPVGAGTDATRVASYNPFVALCWMTTGKTLGGLSLYPAKSRLTREEALRLYTQGSTWMSRDEGTRGTIAVGQLADLAVLSDDYFRVPDEEIQSLESVLTILGGKPVYAAGDFKPLDPGDLPVMPDWSPLHHHPGAWRRSSAGQEPAGQALSRAPALQRRAELPRWLSELRGLLDDGCECFAF from the coding sequence ATGAAACCTGCCGATCTCATCCTCTCCAACGGACGCATCACCACGCTCGATCCGCGGCGTCCCGAGGCGCGCGAGGTCGTCGTGGCCGGTGGGCGAATCGCCGGGGTCGACAACGCCTCGGAGTTCCACCGCGGGCCGGACACCAAGGTCGTCGACCTCGGCGGGCGCAGGGTCATCCCTGGCCTCAACGACTCGCACCTCCACGTCATCCGCGGCGGCCTGAACTACAACATGGAGCTGCGCTGGGAGGGCGTGCCCTCGCTGTCCATCGCCCTCCGGATGCTCCGCGAGCAGGCGGCGCGCACGCCGGCCCCGCAGTGGGTGCGCGTCGTCGGCGGATTCAGCGAGCTCCAGTTCGCCGAGCGCCGCCTGCCGACGCTGGACGAGATCAACGCCGCGGCGCCGGACACGCCGGTCTTCATCCTGCACCTCTACGGCCAGGCCTTGCTCAACCGCGCGGCCCTGCGGGCCTGCGGCTACACCCGGGAGACGCCCGACCCGCCCGGGGGCGAGATCGCCCGCGACAGGGCGGGCAACCCCACCGGCCTCCTGATCGCCCGGCCGAACGCGACCATCCTCTACGCGACGCTGGCCAAGGGGCCAAAGCTCCCGCCGGAGTACCAAGTCAACTCGACACGCCACTTCATGCGGGAGCTGAACCGCCTGGGCGTCACGAGCGTGTGCGACGCCGGCGGCGGCTTCCAGCGTTATCCCGAGGACTACGAGATCATCCAGCAGCTGCACGAGCGCGGCGAGATGACCTTGCGCATCGCCTACAACCTGTTCACGCAGAAGGCCGGCGCGGAGCTCGAGGACTTCATGCGTTGGTCCACGGTCGTCAAGCCGGGCGAGGGCGATGACCTCCTCCGCTGCAACGGCGCCGGGGAGATGCTCGTCTTCTCCGCGGCGGACTTCGAGGACTTCCTGGAGCCGCGCCCGGATCTCCCGGAGACGATGGAGGCCGAGCTCGAGCGCGTCGTGCGCTTCCTGGCCGAGAACCGCTGGCCCTTCCGGATCCATGCCACATACGACGAGTCCATCGCGCGTTTCCTGGACGTCTTCGAGAAGGTCGACCGGGACGCGCCGCTCGGAGGGCTGCGCTGGTTCTTCGATCACTGCGAGACGATCTCCGACCGCAACATGGAGCGCGTGAGGGCGCTCGGCGGCGGCATTGCCGTCCAGCACCGGATGGCGTTCCAGGGCGAGTATTTCGTGGAGCGGTACGGCGCGCGGGCGGCCGAGCGCACGCCGCCCATCCGGCGCATGCTGGAGCTCGGCATCCCGGTCGGCGCAGGGACCGACGCCACGCGCGTGGCGAGCTACAACCCGTTCGTCGCGCTGTGCTGGATGACCACGGGAAAGACGCTGGGAGGGCTCTCCCTCTATCCCGCAAAATCGCGGCTGACACGGGAAGAGGCGCTCCGGCTGTACACGCAAGGGAGCACGTGGATGTCGCGAGACGAGGGCACCCGCGGCACGATCGCGGTTGGCCAGCTCGCCGATCTGGCGGTCTTGAGCGACGACTACTTCCGTGTCCCTGACGAGGAGATCCAGTCGCTCGAGTCGGTGCTCACGATCCTCGGCGGCAAGCCGGTGTACGCCGCCGGCGACTTCAAGCCGCTCGATCCGGGCGACCTGCCCGTCATGCCCGACTGGTCGCCGCTCCACCATCACCCGGGCGCGTGGCGGCGCTCCTCGGCGGGCCAGGAGCCCGCGGGCCAGGCGCTCTCGCGGGCGCCCGCCCTCCAGCGCAGGGCGGAGCTCCCGCGATGGCTCTCGGAGCTGCGCGGCCTGCTCGACGACGGGTGCGAATGCTTCGCGTTCTGA
- a CDS encoding sigma 54-interacting transcriptional regulator, giving the protein MAEQDPRRQAASPPSAEPPRAAAEVATELDAAESAPGERTPQGQASLIIRAGDGAARVIDLTEGDVVAIGRAPESAVHVDDPRVSRNHAIVARHGDAIEVIDCGSRNGTSVNGAVLRDAVRPLAGGDVIRIGPAEIVVAIAAPAPVEAAPPGAAPEALEGPPSGPGAGFVVADEAMVKVFQVVQRLARAQTTVLVLGETGAGKEVVSEQLHRASPRAGGPFVRLSCAALPEALLESELFGHEKAAFTGADRRKIGYFEAAQGGTLLLDEIGEMPLAMQAKLLRVLESRRVARIGGTQEIELDVRVVCATHRDLQAEVAAGRFRQDLYYRISTFVLRVPPLRERRAEIALLVHRFAQQVAARMGERAPRFAPAAMQALEAHAWPGNLRELRNAVEHAVVLAEGGVIEVEHLPASVVEGAEGAAPPASAGAPPSSAGAPPPSTDGGTMPARLAELEKRSIEDALAAEGNNQTRAAKRLGISRRALLYKLDKYDIRR; this is encoded by the coding sequence ATGGCGGAGCAAGACCCTCGTCGACAGGCAGCTTCTCCGCCGAGCGCGGAGCCGCCGCGCGCCGCGGCCGAGGTCGCGACAGAGCTCGACGCCGCGGAGAGCGCGCCCGGCGAGCGGACGCCGCAGGGTCAGGCCTCCCTGATCATCCGCGCCGGTGATGGCGCGGCGCGGGTGATTGACCTGACCGAAGGCGACGTGGTCGCGATCGGCCGCGCGCCGGAGTCCGCGGTCCACGTCGACGACCCCCGCGTGTCGCGCAACCACGCGATCGTCGCGCGGCACGGCGACGCCATCGAGGTCATCGACTGCGGGAGCCGCAACGGTACCTCGGTGAACGGCGCCGTCTTGCGCGACGCCGTGCGGCCCCTCGCCGGCGGCGACGTGATCCGCATCGGCCCGGCCGAGATCGTCGTCGCGATCGCGGCGCCGGCGCCCGTCGAGGCGGCGCCGCCGGGGGCCGCGCCGGAGGCGCTGGAGGGCCCGCCCTCCGGCCCCGGCGCCGGCTTCGTCGTCGCGGACGAGGCGATGGTGAAGGTCTTCCAGGTGGTGCAGCGCCTCGCGCGCGCGCAGACGACGGTGCTCGTGCTCGGCGAGACGGGCGCGGGGAAAGAGGTCGTCTCCGAGCAGCTCCACCGCGCCAGCCCGCGCGCAGGCGGCCCGTTCGTGCGGCTCAGCTGCGCGGCGCTGCCCGAGGCGCTGCTCGAGAGCGAGCTCTTCGGGCACGAGAAGGCCGCCTTCACCGGGGCGGATCGCCGCAAGATCGGCTACTTCGAGGCGGCGCAGGGCGGCACGCTGCTGCTCGACGAGATCGGCGAGATGCCCCTCGCCATGCAGGCCAAGCTGCTGCGCGTGCTCGAGAGCCGGCGCGTGGCCCGGATCGGCGGCACGCAGGAGATCGAACTCGACGTGCGCGTCGTGTGCGCCACGCACCGGGACCTCCAGGCCGAGGTGGCGGCCGGGAGGTTCCGGCAGGATCTCTACTACCGCATCAGCACGTTCGTCCTCCGCGTCCCGCCGCTGCGCGAGCGGCGCGCCGAGATCGCGCTGCTCGTACACCGCTTCGCGCAGCAGGTCGCCGCGCGCATGGGGGAGCGGGCGCCGCGCTTCGCGCCCGCGGCGATGCAGGCGCTCGAGGCGCACGCGTGGCCCGGCAACCTGCGCGAGCTGCGCAACGCGGTGGAGCACGCCGTCGTGCTGGCCGAGGGCGGCGTCATCGAGGTCGAGCACCTGCCGGCCTCCGTGGTGGAGGGCGCCGAGGGCGCCGCGCCCCCCGCCAGCGCGGGCGCGCCCCCGTCGAGCGCGGGGGCGCCGCCGCCGTCCACCGACGGCGGGACGATGCCGGCGCGCCTCGCCGAGCTGGAGAAGCGGAGCATCGAGGACGCCCTCGCCGCCGAGGGGAACAACCAGACGCGCGCGGCGAAGCGGCTCGGCATCTCGCGGCGCGCGCTGCTCTACAAGCTGGACAAGTACGACATCAGGCGATGA
- a CDS encoding endo alpha-1,4 polygalactosaminidase, whose product MTYPIRPASSLAICGALRHALVSLVATLAAAGCGADSGSDAEIASAASGDAVTGALTMTCSKLTVSRGSIGAGQTAAALATADLTGQQDVWSKYVEFAPGTSATCEYALPSGTSAAQLASLALGVNYRGPARTAMRWTFEAWDAAARAWVPVGDNTFARDWSWTSASLSLPGPLGRFVAGGTLKIRYATSSSADSSMLDKLVLTGTTSGSSTGTGGSGAGGSTGTGGSGAGGSTGTGGSGAGGSTGTGGTGGTGGSGAGGSTGTGGSGTGGSTGTGGSTGGIWVPAPGTTWQWQLTGTIDTSLDVAMYDIDLFDAPQAKIDTLRAAGKKVICYFSAGSSEDWRDDASSFPAAGLGNPLDGWPGERWLDTRNAGVRNVMKARLDLAVQKRCDGVEPDNVDGYTNSPGFPLTAATQLDYNRFLAAEAHARGLSIGLKNDLDQVKDLVGSFDWALNEECHEYGECEMLTPFIRAGKAVFHAEYVDASKANAVCSATKPLGLSTLIKKLDLDAWRVACP is encoded by the coding sequence ATGACTTATCCCATCCGACCGGCGTCCTCTCTCGCGATCTGCGGCGCCCTGCGCCATGCCCTCGTGAGCCTGGTCGCGACGCTCGCCGCCGCAGGGTGCGGCGCGGATTCGGGCTCCGACGCGGAGATCGCCTCGGCGGCGAGCGGCGACGCGGTCACCGGCGCCCTCACGATGACCTGCTCCAAGCTGACGGTGAGCCGGGGGAGCATCGGCGCCGGGCAGACGGCCGCCGCGCTCGCGACGGCGGATCTCACGGGCCAGCAGGACGTGTGGAGCAAGTACGTCGAGTTCGCGCCCGGCACGAGCGCGACGTGCGAGTACGCGCTCCCCTCGGGCACCTCGGCGGCGCAGCTCGCGTCCCTCGCGCTGGGCGTGAATTATCGCGGCCCCGCGAGGACGGCCATGCGCTGGACCTTCGAGGCGTGGGACGCGGCCGCCCGCGCCTGGGTCCCGGTCGGCGACAACACGTTCGCGCGCGACTGGTCCTGGACGAGCGCGAGCCTGAGCCTGCCGGGGCCGCTCGGGCGATTCGTGGCGGGCGGTACCCTCAAGATCCGGTACGCGACGAGCAGCTCCGCCGACAGCTCGATGCTCGACAAGCTCGTCCTCACGGGCACGACCAGCGGCAGCTCCACCGGCACCGGCGGCTCCGGCGCCGGCGGCTCCACCGGCACCGGCGGCTCCGGCGCCGGCGGCTCCACCGGCACCGGCGGCTCCGGCGCCGGCGGCTCTACCGGCACCGGCGGCACCGGCGGCACCGGCGGCTCCGGCGCCGGCGGCTCCACCGGCACCGGCGGCTCCGGCACCGGCGGCTCCACCGGCACCGGTGGCTCCACCGGCGGCATCTGGGTCCCCGCGCCGGGGACGACGTGGCAATGGCAGCTCACGGGCACCATCGACACCAGCCTCGATGTCGCCATGTACGATATCGACCTCTTCGACGCCCCGCAGGCGAAGATCGACACACTGCGCGCGGCCGGAAAGAAGGTGATCTGCTACTTCAGCGCAGGGAGCAGCGAGGACTGGCGCGACGACGCGTCGAGCTTCCCCGCCGCAGGGCTCGGCAATCCGCTCGACGGCTGGCCGGGCGAGCGGTGGCTCGACACCCGCAACGCCGGCGTGCGCAACGTCATGAAGGCTAGGCTGGATCTGGCGGTGCAGAAGCGCTGCGACGGCGTGGAGCCCGACAACGTCGACGGCTACACCAACAGCCCCGGCTTCCCGCTGACGGCGGCGACGCAGCTCGATTACAACCGCTTCCTGGCCGCCGAGGCGCACGCGCGGGGGCTGTCCATCGGGCTGAAGAACGATCTCGATCAGGTGAAAGATCTGGTGGGGAGCTTCGATTGGGCCCTGAACGAGGAGTGCCACGAATACGGCGAGTGCGAGATGCTCACCCCGTTCATCCGCGCCGGCAAGGCGGTGTTCCACGCGGAGTACGTCGACGCCTCGAAGGCGAACGCCGTCTGCTCCGCCACGAAGCCGCTCGGGCTCTCGACCTTGATCAAGAAGCTCGACCTCGACGCCTGGCGCGTCGCCTGCCCCTGA